A genomic window from Camelina sativa cultivar DH55 chromosome 2, Cs, whole genome shotgun sequence includes:
- the LOC104746156 gene encoding putative FBD-associated F-box protein At5g56700, giving the protein MARISDLSDELLLKILSFLPTKEAVSTSVLSKQWEFLWMWLPELKFEFTRSKYACLRDFIAKNLPIHKAPIIESLRLRSIHGAIQPEDLDSWVGTAVSRCVRELSISTDLYYTHHLQPFVSLPCSLYSCNSLVTLNLCGRYIFVDVPPTVCLPCLKTLQLEFVAYSHEDSLPLLLSYCPALENLSIDLEESINYDNVLLPCSLYSLKSLVTLKLQGGTILVDVPRTVCLPSLKTLQLRCVTYPNDESLRLLLSHCPVLEDLMIDYDNLRKLVIIVPSLQRLSLCLNADCSSDGCVIVTPCLKSFDVVDQRCPSPYLIEHMPELEEASIILTGDTEKDTERLLKSITNVKRLSLSMTLNSGKGNVYPDGIVFSQLETLELYICSQNWSKLLVNLLKDSPNLRVLHLVVDHSQFKETRGEYEPVSSSNNQGSVPTCFLNSLETFKFEGYNSVEQEDRDLLSFIFKHACCLKSTSVVHK; this is encoded by the exons ATGGCTAGAATCAGTGACTTGTCTGATGAACTGCTGTTGAAGATATTATCGTTTCTTCCAACAAAGGAAGCTGTATCCACTAGCGTTTTGTCGAAACAGTGGGAGTTTCTTTGGATGTGGCTGCCTGAACTCAAGTTCGAATTTACTCGTTCAAAGTATGCATGCCTGAGGGATTTTATTGCCAAGAATCTGCCAATACACAAAGCCCCTATCATCGAAAGCCTGCGCCTTCGCTCTATTCATGGAGCAATTCAACCTGAGGATTTGGATTCGTGGGTTGGAACTGCAGTTTCTCGTTGCGTGCGTGAGCTAAGTATCAGTACCGATTTATATTATACCCATCATCTGCAACCTTTTGTATCATTGCCCTGTAGTTTGTATTCCTGCAACTCGCTCGTGACACTGAATCTTTGCGGCCGGTATATTTTTGTGGATGTTCCTCCAACGGTTTGTCTCCCTTGCTTGAAAACTTTGCAACTTGAATTTGTAGCATACTCACACGAAGATTCTCTTCCACTGCTTCTGTCCTATTGCCCTGCTCTTGAAAATCTGAGTATTGACTTAGAAGAGTCAATCAACTATGACAATGTATTATTGCCGTGTAGTTTGTATTCCTTGAAGTCACTCGTGACTTTGAAACTCCAAGGCGGTACGATACTTGTGGATGTTCCTCGAACGGTTTGTCTCCCTTCCTTGAAAACTTTGCAACTTCGATGTGTGACATACCCAAACGACGAATCTCTTCGACTGCTTCTATCGCATTGccctgttcttgaagatctgATGATTGATTATGACAATCTGAGAAAGTTGGTTATCATTGTCCCATCCTTGCAGCGTTTATCTTTATGTTTAAATGCAGATTGTTCTTCTGATGGGTGTGTGATAGTTACCCCTTGTTTGAAGTCTTTCGATGTTGTGGATCAAAGATGTCCAAGCCCctatttgattgagcatatgcCAGAGCTTGAAGAGGCAAGTATCATTCTAACGGGAGATACTGAGAAAGATACTGAAAGGCTTCTCAAATCAATCACTAATGTCAAACGTTTATCATTAAGCATGACATTAAACAGTGGAAAAGGG AATGTGTATCCGGATGGTATTGTCTTCAGTCAGCTTGAAACTTTGGAGCTATATATATGCAGCCAGAATTGGTCAAAGTTACTTGTCAACTTGCTCAAAGATTCTCCGAACCTGCGAGTCCTCCATCTCGTGGTTGATCAT tctcAGTTCAAAGAAACTCGTGGGGAGTATGAACCGGTTAGCTCGAGCAATAATCAGGGATCCGTTCCTACATGTTTCTTGAATAGTCTTGAGACTTTCAAGTTTGAAGGTTACAACAGTGTGGAACAAGAAGATAGGGACTTGTTGAGTTTTATCTTCAAACATGCTTGTTGCTTGAAATCTACTTCAGTCGTGCACAAATGA
- the LOC104757685 gene encoding probable alpha-mannosidase At5g66150 has protein sequence MAKPILSLMKAAVCVIIVSFLRLSVESVNGERYVKYGTEARVVPGKLNVHLVPHSHDDVGWLKTVDQYYLGSNNSIQNACVRNVLDSVVDSLLRDPNRKFVFGEMAFFTRWWEEQSPEMQEQVKRLVKSGQLEFVNGGWSMNDEATCHYIDMIDQTTRGHRFIKQHFNTTPRAAWQIDPFGHSSVQAYLLGAELGLDSLHFARIDYQDREKRKAEKSLEVIWRGSKTLASSSQIFTNIFLVHYGPPTGFHYEVSDDYVPIQDDPGSDGYNIKEAVDNFVNASLVYANVSRGNHVMWTMGDDFQYQFAESWFRQMDRLIHYVNKDGRVNALYSTPSLYVDAKNDANLTWPLKTDDFFPYADRAHAYWTGYFSSRPALKRYVRVLSGYYLAARQLEFLVGKKSGGPNTCSLGDALGIAQHHDAVTGTAKQHVTNDYMKRLAVGASEAEAVVNSAFACLLNKEPKGGCTKPAIAFSQCSLMNISYCPATEETIPGQKSLILVAYNSLGWNRSEIIRIPVNDAGLSVEDSSGNTLDTQYIPMDDVTSNLRKFYTNAYLGISSTQIPKYWLVFKATVPPLGWNTFFISQKASAQGSSNHTDSSVMLSPVNKTTEIGPGNLKMIISSDSGLLERMYNSRTGADIMMDQNYFWYASNVGDEKDPQVSGAYIFRPNGSLASAVSSSKPKLQIVRGPLVDEVHQQFSPWVAQVIRLYKDKEHAEFEFTIGPIPVSNSDLIGKEIITRMVTNMTTDKAFYTDSNGRDFLKRVRDKRTDWLLEVNEPIAGNYYPITLGMYTKDEKAELSVLVDRATGGASIKDGEIELMLHRSMCMDDSRGVEESLAETVCVNDTCAGLTVRGKYYVSINKVGEGGRWRRETGQEIYSPLVMAFAQENKENWKASNTVKGYAMDPLYTLPQNIAIITLEELDHGNVLLRLAHLYEAGEDSDNSKMAKVELKKLFSGKMIKEVKEMSLSGNQEKAKMKEKMKWKVEGDHEEHSSSGSAHPERGGPVDKSSLQVELGPMEIRTFVLHFSQKQQQRRRRKMFEG, from the exons ATGGCGAAACCCATTCTGTCTTTAATGAAAGCAGCAGTTTGtgttattattgtttcttttctgCGGCTATCCGTCGAGAGCGTCAACGGCGAACGATACGTGAAGTACGGCACCGAAGCTAGAGTGGTTCCGGGGAAACTAAATGTTCATCTTGTTCCGCATTCGCATGACGATGTCGGATGGTTGAAAACCGTTGATCAGTACTATCTAGGATCAAACAACAGTATCCAG AACGCTTGCGTGAGGAACGTGCTGGACTCTGTCGTGGATTCTTTACTTCGCGATCCCAATAGAAAGTTTGTCTTTGGGGaaatg GCCTTCTTTACGCGTTGGTGGGAAGAACAAAGCCCCGAGATGCAAGAGCAAGTGAAGAGACTTGTGAAATCCGGGCAACTTGAGTTTGT AAATGGAGGATGGAGTATGAATGATGAAGCAACGTGCCATTACATAGATATGATTGACCAAACCACAAGGGGGCATCGCTTTATAAAGCAACATTTCAATACAACTCCTCGTGCTGCTTGGCAAATCGACCCCTTTGGACATTCCTCTGTCCAAGCTTACCTCCTCGGAGCAGAGTTAGGGTTGGACTCTCTGCATTTCGCGAGAATCGATTACCAAGACAGAGAAAAGCGCAAGGCCGAGAAATCACTGGAAGTCATCTGGAGAGGATCCAAaactttagcttcttcttctcagatcTTCACCAATATCTTTCTTGTTCATTACGGCCCTCCCACTGGCTTTCACTATGAAGTCAGCGATGATTACGTCCCCATCCAG GACGACCCTGGTTCCGATGGCTATAACATCAAGGAGGCGGTTGATAATTTCGTCAATGCTTCTCTGGTTTAT GCCAATGTGAGTCGAGGGAACCATGTGATGTGGACGATGGGTGATGATTTTCAGTACCAGTTCGCCGAGTCTTGGTTCAGACAGATGGACAGACTTATCCATTATGTCAACAAG GATGGCCGTGTCAACGCCTTGTACTCCACACCATCTCTCTATGTTGATGCCAAGAATGATGCCAATCTTACTTGGCCTCTCAAGACTGATGACTTTTTCCC ATACGCGGATCGGGCACATGCTTACTGGACTGGCTACTTCTCCAGCCGTCCTGCTCTTAAACGATATGTTCGGGTTCTTAGCGGATACTACTTG GCTGCAAGGCAACTTGAATTTCTGGTGGGCAAGAAATCAGGAGGTCCAAACACTTGCAGTCTTGGGGATGCTTTAGGGATTGCGCAGCACCATGATGCTGTCACTGGAACTGCCAAGCAGCATGTAACTAATGATTACATGAAACGCCTAGCTGTTGGTGCTTCTGAG GCAGAAGCTGTGGTGAATTCTGCATTTGCATGCTTACTGAACAAGGAACCAAAAGGTGGCTGCACAAAGCCTGCAATAGCATTCAGCCAG TGCTCTTTGATGAATATCAGCTATTGCCCAGCGACAGAAGAAACCATTCCAGGCCAAAAGAGCTTG ATTCTGGTGGCCTATAACTCCCTTGGATGGAATCGTTCAGAAATCATCAGGATACCG GTCAATGATGCAGGTCTAAGCGTGGAAGATTCATCTGGAAACACCCTTGATACTCAATACATCCCCATGGATGATGTCACTAGCAACCTCAGAAAGTTCTATACAAATGCTTATCTTGGAATATCTTCAACGCAGATTCCAAAGTATTGGCTCGTGTTTAAAGCAACAGTGCCGCCACTTGGTTGGAACACCTTCTTCATATCTCAAAAAGCATCCGCACAAG GAAGCAGCAATCACACAGACTCTTCAGTGATGCTTAGTCCGGTGAACAAAACGACTGAAATTGGTCCAGGAAATCTAAAGATGATAATTTCTTCAGACTCTGGTCTTCTAGAACGGATGTACAACTCCAGAACAGGA GCTGACATAATGATGGATCAGAACTATTTCTGGTATGCTTCGAATGTGGGCGACGAAAAAGATCCGCAGGTTTCCGGTGCTTATATTTTTCGACCTAACGGTTCCTTGGCTTCTGCTGTTTCTTCGTCGAAA CCAAAGTTGCAGATTGTGCGAGGGCCTTTAGTAGATGAGGTGCACCAGCAGTTTAGTCCTTGGGTGGCACAG GTGATAAGACTGTACAAAGATAAAGAGCACGCCGAGTTTGAGTTCACT ATTGGTCCAATTCCTGTTAGTAACAGTGATCTGATAGGGAAAGAGATTATCACGCGAATGGTAACAAATATGACAACAGATAAGGCGTTCTATACTGACTCTAACGGAAGAGACTTTCTGAAACGG GTCAGGGATAAACGAACAGACTGGCTTCTCGAAGTGAATGAGCCAATAGCAGGAAACTACTATCCG ATTACTCTTGGAATGTACACAAAAGACGAGAAAGCAGAGTTGTCGGTGTTGGTTGACCGGGCTACTGGGGGTGCTAGTATTAAGGACGGTGAAATAGAGTTGATGCTTCACAG GAGTATGTGCATGGATGACTCGAGAGGAGTAGAGGAGAGCCTTGCGGAAACTGTGTGCGTGAATGATACCTGCGCAGGATTAACG GTTCGTGGGAAATACTATGTAAGCATAAACAAAGTAGGAGAAGGAGGGCGGTGGAGACGAGAGACTGGGCAGGAAATATACTCCCCTCTTGTAATGGCATTCGCACAGGAGAACAAGGAGAACTGGAAAGCCTCCAACACTGTGAAAGGTTATGCCATGGATCCTCTGTACACCTTGCCTCAAAACATTGCTATCATCACTCTTGAGGAGTTAGATCATGGGAACGTCCTTCTCCGCCTGGCTCATCTCTACGAG GCTGGAGAAGACAGTGATAACTCGAAAATGGCTAAAGTTGAGCTGAAGAAGTTGTTTTCCGGGAAAATG ATAaaagaagtgaaagaaatgAGTTTGTCGGGAAATCAAGAGAAGGcaaagatgaaggagaagatgaagtggAAAGTGGAAGGGGATCATGAGGAACACTCATCATCAGGATCAGCCCACCCGGAAAGAGGGGGACCCGTTGACAAGTCGAGTTTACAAGTAGAGCTTGGTCCCATGGAGATTCGTACATTTGTGCTTCATTTTTctcagaaacaacaacaacgtaGGAGGAGAAAGATGTTTGAGGGATGA
- the LOC104746168 gene encoding uncharacterized protein LOC104746168 isoform X1 yields the protein MHGEAEMVVSEISRDHSKEHKQKSYHQSRVERKEIVSRCRARKRYLKQLVNATQSLSASHALYLRSLRATGSALVHFFSIEAPLHHLCPGSKNTWTSPALPPPHQASSTWDFWDPFAPPPPSSYEEDWDRETATPKDTTTITGSELAMVASTSNNSKDLLEIIKEINECFIKAAESGSSLLEISTSMDASFSAHSKGVSSGKTYSNYDCNLNPMSLCKRGSSPKLSEVGVAGEMVGLGSHSSTIERLYAWEKKLLQEVKNAESIKMEHEKKVQQVRKLEAKKAENVKTEKAKKDVDKLDSSLMVSSQVIKSASNEIIKLRETQLYPQLVGLAKGMMSMWKSMYESHQVQTHLVQQLKYLNTIPSTEPTSQLHHKSTFQLELEIQQWHHSFCNLIKAQRDYIQSLTGWLRLSLFQFSKIPLVRSNYETKIYNFCEEWHLAMDKIPDKAASEGIESLLTAVHGIVVQQADEQKQKKRTESMFKEFEKKAGALRVLESKYGSFSEPDSGKKNVVVEKRGKVEILKVKAEEEKNKNEKAVSVSRTMTINNLKIGFEHMFQVMVGFSSVCMEAFESVYHQAKSIGEEQQQEVKKLLT from the exons ATGCATGGTGAAGCAGAAATGGTTGTTTCAGAGATAAGCAGGGACCATTCcaaagaacacaaacaaaagaGTTATCATCAGTCGAGAGTAGAAAGGAAAGAGATAGTATCGCGTTGCAGAGCGAGGAAGAGGTACTTGAAGCAGCTTGTCAATGCTACACAATCTCTCTCTGCCTCTCACGCTCTTTATCTCCGATCTCTACGCGCCACCGGCTCCGCCCTTGTTCACTTCTTCTCCATAGAGGCTCCGCTCCACCATTTGTGCCCTGGCTCCAAGAACACATGGACCTCCCCTGCTCTCCCTCCTCCTCATCAGGCATCCTCTACTTGGGACTTCTGGGACCCCTTTGCGCCGCCTCCCCCTTCCTCATACGAGGAGGACTGGGACCGCGAGACCGCCACGCCCAAGGACACAACGACGATCACGGGAAGTGAGTTGGCTATGGTGGCGTCCACGTCCAATAACAGTAAAGATCTGTTAGAGATCATCAAGGAAATCAATGAATGTTTTATCAAAGCTGCAGAATCTGGTTCTTCCCTCCTAGAAATCTCAACCTCCATGGACGCATCCTTTTCTGCTCATAGCAAAGGAG TTTCTTCAGGGAAAACGTACAGTAACTACGACTGCAACTTGAATCCGATGTCCCTTTGTAAAAGGGGCTCAAGTCCGAAATTGAGCGAAGTAGGAGTAGCAGGTGAGATGGTCGGTCTTGGCAGCCATTCCTCTACCATAGAGAGGCTCTATGCGTGGGAGAAGAAGTTGCTTCAAGAGGTCAAG AATGCAGAGAGCATTAAGATGGAACATGAGAAGAAGGTGCAGCAAGTGAGGAAATTGGAGGCCAAGAAAGCTGAGAATGTGAAGACGGAGAAGGCTAAAAAAGACGTTGACAAGTTGGATTCAAGCCTCATGGTTTCCTCTCAGGTTATTAAAAGTGCCTCTAATGAGATCATTAAGCTCAGAGAGACCCAATTGTATCCTCAGCTTGTTGGCCTCGCTAAAGG GATGATGAGCATGTGGAAGAGCATGTACGAAAGCCACCAGGTTCAGACCCATTTAGTTCAACAACTCAAGTACCTCAACACCATCCCCTCCACTGAACCCACATCCCAGCTTCACCACAAATCAACTTTTCAGCTCGAACTCGAGATCCAACAATGGCACCACTCTTTCTGCAATTTGATCAAGGCTCAACGTGACTACATCCAATCTCTCACCGGTTGGCTAAGATTAAGTCTGTTTCAGTTTAGCAAGATTCCCCTCGTCAGGAGCAACTACGAGACTAAGATCTACAACTTCTGCGAAGAATGGCACTTGGCAATGGACAAGATCCCTGATAAAGCAGCATCAGAAGGAATTGAGAGCTTACTGACAGCGGTTCATGGAATAGTGGTTCAACAAGCAGATGAacaaaagcagaagaagagaacgGAATCCATGTTCAAAGAATTTGAGAAGAAAGCAGGTGCGCTCAGAGTGCTTGAGAGTAAGTATGGTTCATTCTCGGAGCCTGACAGTGGAAAAAAGAATGTGGTGGTAGAGAAGAGGGGTAAGGTTGAGATCCTAAAGGTAAAGgccgaagaagagaaaaataagaatgaGAAGGCGGTAAGTGTAAGCAGGACGATGACCATAAATAACTTGAAGATAGGATTCGAGCACATGTTTCAGGTAATGGTTGGCTTTTCAAGTGTTTGTATGGAGGCCTTTGAGTCGGTCTACCATCAAGCTAAGAGCATTGGTgaggaacaacaacaagaggTGAAGAAGTTACTCACTTAG
- the LOC104746168 gene encoding uncharacterized protein LOC104746168 isoform X2, which yields MHGEAEMVVSEISRDHSKEHKQKSYHQSRVERKEIVSRCRARKRYLKQLVNATQSLSASHALYLRSLRATGSALVHFFSIEAPLHHLCPGSKNTWTSPALPPPHQASSTWDFWDPFAPPPPSSYEEDWDRETATPKDTTTITGSELAMVASTSNNSKDLLEIIKEINECFIKAAESGSSLLEISTSMDASFSAHSKGGKTYSNYDCNLNPMSLCKRGSSPKLSEVGVAGEMVGLGSHSSTIERLYAWEKKLLQEVKNAESIKMEHEKKVQQVRKLEAKKAENVKTEKAKKDVDKLDSSLMVSSQVIKSASNEIIKLRETQLYPQLVGLAKGMMSMWKSMYESHQVQTHLVQQLKYLNTIPSTEPTSQLHHKSTFQLELEIQQWHHSFCNLIKAQRDYIQSLTGWLRLSLFQFSKIPLVRSNYETKIYNFCEEWHLAMDKIPDKAASEGIESLLTAVHGIVVQQADEQKQKKRTESMFKEFEKKAGALRVLESKYGSFSEPDSGKKNVVVEKRGKVEILKVKAEEEKNKNEKAVSVSRTMTINNLKIGFEHMFQVMVGFSSVCMEAFESVYHQAKSIGEEQQQEVKKLLT from the exons ATGCATGGTGAAGCAGAAATGGTTGTTTCAGAGATAAGCAGGGACCATTCcaaagaacacaaacaaaagaGTTATCATCAGTCGAGAGTAGAAAGGAAAGAGATAGTATCGCGTTGCAGAGCGAGGAAGAGGTACTTGAAGCAGCTTGTCAATGCTACACAATCTCTCTCTGCCTCTCACGCTCTTTATCTCCGATCTCTACGCGCCACCGGCTCCGCCCTTGTTCACTTCTTCTCCATAGAGGCTCCGCTCCACCATTTGTGCCCTGGCTCCAAGAACACATGGACCTCCCCTGCTCTCCCTCCTCCTCATCAGGCATCCTCTACTTGGGACTTCTGGGACCCCTTTGCGCCGCCTCCCCCTTCCTCATACGAGGAGGACTGGGACCGCGAGACCGCCACGCCCAAGGACACAACGACGATCACGGGAAGTGAGTTGGCTATGGTGGCGTCCACGTCCAATAACAGTAAAGATCTGTTAGAGATCATCAAGGAAATCAATGAATGTTTTATCAAAGCTGCAGAATCTGGTTCTTCCCTCCTAGAAATCTCAACCTCCATGGACGCATCCTTTTCTGCTCATAGCAAAGGAG GGAAAACGTACAGTAACTACGACTGCAACTTGAATCCGATGTCCCTTTGTAAAAGGGGCTCAAGTCCGAAATTGAGCGAAGTAGGAGTAGCAGGTGAGATGGTCGGTCTTGGCAGCCATTCCTCTACCATAGAGAGGCTCTATGCGTGGGAGAAGAAGTTGCTTCAAGAGGTCAAG AATGCAGAGAGCATTAAGATGGAACATGAGAAGAAGGTGCAGCAAGTGAGGAAATTGGAGGCCAAGAAAGCTGAGAATGTGAAGACGGAGAAGGCTAAAAAAGACGTTGACAAGTTGGATTCAAGCCTCATGGTTTCCTCTCAGGTTATTAAAAGTGCCTCTAATGAGATCATTAAGCTCAGAGAGACCCAATTGTATCCTCAGCTTGTTGGCCTCGCTAAAGG GATGATGAGCATGTGGAAGAGCATGTACGAAAGCCACCAGGTTCAGACCCATTTAGTTCAACAACTCAAGTACCTCAACACCATCCCCTCCACTGAACCCACATCCCAGCTTCACCACAAATCAACTTTTCAGCTCGAACTCGAGATCCAACAATGGCACCACTCTTTCTGCAATTTGATCAAGGCTCAACGTGACTACATCCAATCTCTCACCGGTTGGCTAAGATTAAGTCTGTTTCAGTTTAGCAAGATTCCCCTCGTCAGGAGCAACTACGAGACTAAGATCTACAACTTCTGCGAAGAATGGCACTTGGCAATGGACAAGATCCCTGATAAAGCAGCATCAGAAGGAATTGAGAGCTTACTGACAGCGGTTCATGGAATAGTGGTTCAACAAGCAGATGAacaaaagcagaagaagagaacgGAATCCATGTTCAAAGAATTTGAGAAGAAAGCAGGTGCGCTCAGAGTGCTTGAGAGTAAGTATGGTTCATTCTCGGAGCCTGACAGTGGAAAAAAGAATGTGGTGGTAGAGAAGAGGGGTAAGGTTGAGATCCTAAAGGTAAAGgccgaagaagagaaaaataagaatgaGAAGGCGGTAAGTGTAAGCAGGACGATGACCATAAATAACTTGAAGATAGGATTCGAGCACATGTTTCAGGTAATGGTTGGCTTTTCAAGTGTTTGTATGGAGGCCTTTGAGTCGGTCTACCATCAAGCTAAGAGCATTGGTgaggaacaacaacaagaggTGAAGAAGTTACTCACTTAG